In Osmerus mordax isolate fOsmMor3 chromosome 23, fOsmMor3.pri, whole genome shotgun sequence, one DNA window encodes the following:
- the sgms2b gene encoding LOW QUALITY PROTEIN: phosphatidylcholine:ceramide cholinephosphotransferase 2 (The sequence of the model RefSeq protein was modified relative to this genomic sequence to represent the inferred CDS: inserted 4 bases in 4 codons), with amino-acid sequence MAASELMLDDQDSDRAHLEVSITMXTPPTPPCVANGNPQRPAVAAAETNHTPDDGGRSGKRNHGDRLPGRLIGQLQRCLRKRHDYVKIALPXGAGPRLPREWWKTGVAFVYATFNLVLTTVVITVVHERVPDKTVSPPLPDKFFDYVDRVPWAFTVTEVNGLILMALWFIQWLFLKHKSIIGRRCFFLIGTLYLYRCVTMYITTLPVPGKHMTCAPKLYGDSEGMVWRILGLVAXGGLSITGGRLMCGDFLYSGHTIMLTLAYLFIKEYSPPSMWWYQWLCWLLSAVGVVCILIGHEHYSIDVVIAYFITSRLFWWYHTWPTHSIHTHLSHKHTQGLRGVPNNYLSRTWWNPVFNFLEKNVLEAVPAXFSWPISLRSLCPHPPCRHYAMVHSRGEE; translated from the exons ATGGCTGCCTCAGAGTTGATGCTTGACGACCAGGACAGTGACAGGGCTCACCTGGAAGTCTCCATCACCA GaacccctcccaccccgccATGCGTCGCCAACGGCAACCCCCAGCGCCCCGCTGTGGCGGCAGCGGAGACCAACCACACCCCCGACGACGGCGGGCGCAGCGGGAAGCGTAACCACGGCGACCGTCTGCCTGGCCGTCTGATTGGCCAGCTGCAGCGCTGCCTGAGGAAACGCCACGACTACGTCAAGATCGCCCTGC GGGGGGCGGGCCCGCGGTTGCCACGGGAATGGTGGAAGACAGGGGTGGCGTTTGTGTACGCAACCTTTAACCTTGTCCTGACCACTGTGGTCATCACCGTGGTGCACGAGCGCGTTCCAGACAAGACCGTCAGCCCGCCGTTACCGGACAAGTTTTTTGACTACGTGGACCGGGTGCCCTGGGCCTTTACGGTCACCGAGGTCAACGGGCTCATCCTCATGGCCCTCTGGTTCATCCAGTGGCTGTTCCTCAAACACAA gTCCATCATTGGCCGCAGGTGTTTCTTCCTGATAGGAACTCTTTACCTGTATCGCTGTGTCACCATGTACATCACCACCCTGCCTGTCCCTGGCAAGCACATGACCTGCGCCCccaag ctgtACGGGGACTCAGAGGGCATGGTGTGGCGGATTCTGGGGCTGGTGG GGGGCGGGCTCTCCATAACGGGGGGGCGCCTGATGTGTGGAGACTTCCTGTACAGCGGACACACCATCATGCTCACCCTGGCTTACCTGTTTATCAAGGAGT actcccccccctccatgtggTGGTACCAGTGGCTCTGCTGGTTGCTAAGCGCCGTGGGCGTGGTCTGTATCCTGATTGGTCACGAGCACTACAGCATTGACGTAGTCATCGCTTACTTCATCACCTCCAGACTCTTCTGGTGGTACCACACATGgcccacacacagtatacacacacacctctctcacaagcacacacag ggtcTACGTGGTGTTCCTAACAACTACCTCTCTAGAACCTGGTGGAATCCTGTGTTTAACTTCCTGGAGAAGAATGTTCTAGAAGCAGTTCCTG CGTTCTCCTGGCCCATCTCACTGCGctccctctgccctcaccccccctgccGACACTACGCCATGGtgcacagcagaggagaggagtga
- the cfi gene encoding LOW QUALITY PROTEIN: complement factor I (The sequence of the model RefSeq protein was modified relative to this genomic sequence to represent the inferred CDS: deleted 1 base in 1 codon), with product MRSSRIQETLLLLLALLLTHTTSLPTSQEQSRVPNLPPRKVPTQAPTQAPTQAPLPRQDSMVGPPLCLGRNLTRHTCSHTFCSPWERCLKGMCVCKIPYQCPSEEQAFVCGLNGRRYSSYCQVMAVSCDSKKPFMSHFAKKCTESQVFSSSLGQQGQVGLDLPGSGALLVCEEGWNTAAANVICRDQRGDKLGARLAGSESYDSISMDDKPYRCLSVRCQGYENSLAECSFSGLRPVAHGDRVATATCYNQTKEEACAGFLCVNRKCVETERACDGVDDCGDLSDEMCCQQCRGDAFRCPSGVCVSREAVGDGVQDCLDGVDESRQETGVIEKNFISPRNEIQIAKQTLMTLQCGRPNLTMVTKEEDSRTRRKRVVGGVPAKPTQIQWQVAIEDNGKVDCGGAYLGGCWVLTAAHCVRPRPNNFMVKFSVWKKRSPQGTTDIVPVKEIHIHYKFDSGTYENDIALIELKKLPFEEKCLEQNPAVSAVCVPWSQQLFQPNHTCSISGWGRDKEGKSANELLWANVSLIPNCEKYYKDRFKPGMMCAGDLDGDVDSCQGDSGGPLVCEDSLGVSYLWGIVSWGEKCGAVGFPGVYTQVAHYFEWIRGITGWDAITRYL from the exons ATGAGGTCGTCACGGATACAGGAGACACTTCTGCTGCTACTggctctcctcctcacacacaccacctcg CTACCTACCTCccaggagcagagcagggtcCCGAACCTTCCCCCCAGGAAGGTCCCCACCCAGGCCCCCACCCAGGCCCCCACCCaggcccccctgccccgccaGGACAGCATGGTGGGC CCCCCCCTGTGCCTGGGCAGGAACCTGACCCGACACACCTGCAGCCACACCTTCTGCTCACCATGGGAACGCTGCCTGAAGGGCAT gtgtgtgtgtaagataccGTACCAGTGTCCGTCGGAGGAGCAGGCGTTTGTGTGTGGTCTGAACGGGAGGCGCTATTCCTCCTACTGCCAGGTGATGGCGGTGTCCTGTGACAGCAAGAAGCCCTTCATGTCCCACTTTGCAAAGAAGTGTACCG agagCCAGGTGTTCAGCTCGTCCCTGGGCCAGCAGGGCCAGGTGGGACTGGACCTGCCTGGATCTGGAGCCCTGCTGGTatgtgaggagggctggaaCACAGCTGCTGCAAATGTCATCTGTAGAGACCAGAGGGGGGACAAgct gggtgctcGTCTTGCAGGGTCTGAGAGTTATGACTCCATCTCCATGGACGACAAGCCGTACCGCTGCCTCAGTGTGCGTTGTCAGGGTTACGAGAACTCCTTGGCCGAGTGTTCCTTCTCCGGCCTGAGGCCCGTCGCCCACGGCGACAGGGTTGCCACGGCGACCTGCTACAATCAGACAAAAG AGGAGGCGTGTGCAGGGTTCCTCTGtgtgaacaggaagtgtgtggagACGGAGAGGGCGTGTGACGGGGTGGACGACTGTGGAGACCTCAGCGACGAGATGTGCTGCCAAC AGTGCAGAGGCGATGCGTTCCGCTGCCcgtcaggtgtttgtgtgtccagggaGGCGGTGGGAGACGGCGTGCAGGACTGTCTGGACGGAGTGGACGAGTCCCGTCAGGAGACCGGAG TCATTGAAAAGAATTTCATCTCTCCCAGGAACG agatCCAGATTGCGAAGCAGACCTTGATGACCCTGCAGTGTGGACGACCCAACCTCACCATGGTGACGAAGGAGGAGGACTCCAGGACCAGACGCAAACGGGTCGTGGGAGGAGTCCCAGCCAAGcca ACCCAGATCCAGTGGCAGGTGGCCATTGAGGACAACGGCAAGGTCGACTGTGGAGGAGCATACCTGGGAGGGTGCTGGGTCCTTACTGCTGCtcactgtgtcag gcCTAGACCCAACAACTTCATGGTGAAGTTCTCTGTGTGGAAGAAGAGATCCCCTCAGGGAACCACAGACATCGTTCCTGTCAAGGAGATCCACATCCACTACAA gTTTGACTCTGGGACCTATGAGAACGACATAGCGCTGATCGAGCTGAAGAAGCTTCCATTTGAGGAGAAGTGTCTGGAGCAGAACCCTGCTGTGAGcgctgtgtgtgtcccctggaGCCAGCAGCTGTTCCAGCCAAACCACACCTGCAGCATCTCTGGCTGGGGCCGCGACAaag agggaAAATCAGCTAACGAGCTGCTGTGGGCTAATGTGTCCCTGATTCCTAACTGTGAGAAATACTACAAGGATCGCTTCAAACCTGGGATGATGTGTGCAG GGGACCTGGACGGGGACGTGGACTCCTGTCAGGGGGACTCTGGGGGCCCCCTGGTGTGTGAGGACAGTCTGGGAGTGTCCTACCTGTGGGGCATCGTCTCCTGGGGGGAAAAGTGTGGAGCAGTTGGCTTCCCTGGAGTctacacacag gtggCTCATTACTTTGAGTGGATACGAGGAATCACTGGCTGGGATGCCATCACCAGATACCtctag